The window ATAGTCAACGGGGAGACAAATGTTAACGAACTCATCACCTGCCTAAACACAGAATCGAAGAGTATGTGATATGGTGCAGAGGACTGCAACAGGTTCTGGGTTGAGGAAGAGAGTTCTGGGGGTTTCTCTGAGGAGATAACGTTGAAGGCAGAGTAGGACTTAACCAGGTGAAGAAGGGGGGTTGGGAATATTTTAGGCAGTGAAAACAGCATGTGCCAAGATCCTGAGGTCTGGTGAGTTCCAGGAAATGAGAGAAGGTATTAAGCCGCCGGCCAGtcagatgtttattgagcacctgttaaGTGCCTGGTCCTCCGTTTAGATCGGGACACAGCATTACATAAGTGAGACAGAATCCCTACCTTCATGGAGCTGATGTGtttggagaggggaggagaccGACAGTAAACACGTAAACAAATAAGGATTCCTGCGAAAGGAATAAGTGCAGGAAGTAAAGCAAGGTGTATGTGCTCTATTTAGACAGGTGTGAAGAAGGGCCACTCTGAAGGGGTGGCATGTGGCCAGCAGCCCTGATGACAAGAGATGAAGTCTGTGGGTAGGGTACTGGAGTTGAGCTTTCAGAATTAGGATGATGAGTACTGGGCCAAGGGCCCTGGGAGTCGAGATCTGAAGGTCCCTGGAGTTTGTGTCTTTCTGATTCTggtcttttgactttttaaattatttatttattaaaaaaaatttttttaatgtttatttttgagagagagagagagagagagagagagagacagagggtgggcgggggaggggcagagagcgagggagacacagaatccgaagcaggctccaggctctgagctgtcagcacagagcctgacgccgggcttgaactcatgaaccgtgagatcgtgacctgaagtcagacactcaacctactgagccacccaggtgcccctggacttttaaaaaaaatttaagaatttttattttttttaagtgtttatgtatttgtttttgagagagagagtgtgtgtgcttgagagcgagtgggggaggggcagagagagagagagagaatctcaagttgTCAGTggagagctggatgcggggctcgatttcACGGCTGTGAGATTAcaatctgagttgaaatcaagagtcagacgcttagccgactgagtccctatttttattattttttcaagattttatttttaagtgatctctacacccaatgtggggctcgaacccacaaccccgagatcaagaattgtatgctctgctgactgagcccgccaggtgcTGCTGGTCTTTTTGACTCGTGACCGCTTACTGACCTTTGACCCCAAGTGTAGTCTCCATGACCTCTGACCTTTCAATCTCACCATCATCTTCTCAGCTACCCATAGGTAATTGGTTTCTAGAGCTGTTCTGTCAGATACTACAGTCACTAGCCACAGCCTGTTATTGACTCTTCagttaattaaagttaaattaaatgaaaaaagtcagtcCCTCAGGCACTCTAGCCACATTCGGGCTCAGTAGTCATGAGTCACGTGCTCAGCAGCAACGGGTGCCCGGGGGCTACCATGTTGGACAGGGCAGACGTAGAGCATGTCCGTCATCGTGGAAAGTTCTATCGGACAGCACTCCTTTAGATTTTGTGGCGCTGCTTCCTCACCCCAGACTTTGGACTAATGTCCCATCTCCTGACCGTTGGTCGTTTTCTCCTACCCTCCTGACCctcaccctctttctccacatttcccatttcttcatgtgtgtttatttttgagagagagggagagagagcgagagcggggaaggggcatgagagagggagacacagaatctgaggcagactccaggctctcgggggctgtgaggattcagtgaactctctctttttttttttttttttttaatgtttatttgtttttgagagagagagagagagcttgagcgagctggggaggggcagagagagagggaggcagaggatctgaagtgggctctgagctgacagaagagagcctgatgtggggctcgaatccacgagccgcgagatcatggccggagctgaagtcagatgcttaaccgaccgagccacccaggggccccaattcaGTGAACTCTTGCCCATAACATGCTACTATAGGGTCTGGCTTTTGGTGTCCCCGAGTAAACATTAGCCTGTATAGTTACCATCTTTCTACCTTGCTGACCCCCagcttcctttctccctcagtGTGAAGCCATTCTCACAGACGCCGTTCTCGTTGTCACTGACCCCCCCATCTACTGACCTCCCAGGTAAGAATCTGCTCTCCACCTTCCTTGTCTCCCCGCTCTCCTCAATCCCAgctgcctttccttccccttccattAATCAGGAAACACATTTCTGTATAGGTCCAGGTCTGAGGAATGATGAGTGATAGAATTTGTAGTGGTTAATATCGTGGCCTCTGAATCCGGAGACTCTGGGTTTGTGTTCTGCCACTTGCTACCTAAAGGACGTTGGGGAGGTGTATTAGTCAAGATTCTTCCAGCTGCAAGTGGCGGACACTCAAATCAAGCTCgatgacacaaagaaaaagaaaaaaaaaagagtttgttgGCCTAGGCAACTGATATTTCAGGAGTtgtggcttcaggcatggctggatccaggggctcaaGTGGTAGTGTCAGATTGGCTTGGTCCTGCTTTCCCCTGTGGTGTGTGGTGGCTTcattcccaggcaggctctgcccaCCTGGCAAGAAAGACGGCTTCCGGAAGTCCATGATGCTATGGTCCTAAGAACTCACACTGGTGAAAGAGAACTCTCAGGTTCCACAGATTCATCAATTCGAAAtgcttttggctgcaagtaacagaatgCCCAAGTTAATAGTGCCTTAAGTAATAAAGGCTTTAATGATTTCACCTAACAAGGAGTCTGGAGGTGGGGTGCTCCTGTGCTGGCTCAGCAGCTCAGCAATATCAGAACTGGCATCTCTATAGGTCCTTTGGCCTCTTATTGTCCCAAGATGGCTGTTGTGATTCCAGGCATCGTGTCTCAAGCAGCACTTGACCAGGGCCAAAAGCTTTCTCCTCCCAAAGTTCTGTCTTTTTCATTCAGGAAGAAACTCCTTCTCAGAAGCCCCTCACCAGATTTCCCCTAACGTCTCATTGGCCAGGACTGTGTCACATGGCCATCTCTagttgcaagggaggctgggaaagtgaGTATGTAGCTTTTTTAGCTTCTAAGCGGAGGCAGGCAAGAGAGAAGAATGCTTGATGTGTTTAATACATGTTAGcaatttttgttgttcttttttttttctctttctctagggTACGAGCCCCCCCAAGCCCTctcaccccctgccctgcccccacctgccccgtCACCCCCAGCCTGGCAGGCTCGGGCCCTGGGCACTGCCCGATTGCAGCTGGTAGAGTTCTCAGCCTTTGTGGAACCGCCGGATGCAGTCGACTCTGTGAGTGCAATTTTAGAATAGTcactggcggggggtgggggggtgggggttggaatGCAGAGAGTTATGGGGGGGGAGGCATAACGccgtggttctcaaactttagcaggTATCAGAATAACATGGAGGGCTTGTGGAAACACAGACTGCTGGGCTCCACCTTCAAATTCTGATGCGGTAGagtctggtgtggggcttgagaatttgcatttctaaccctCTCCCAGACATttgttgatgctgctggtctggagaccacactttgagaaccactagcgTGGAGGGACTGAATGGTCATGGGGTCACGGTTAGGTTGCTCAGAGAAACTCCCCAGGCTGTTGCGTGTTCACTCGGGAAacatttttgagtgcctactgtgtgccaggctttgtgGTGGACCCTGGGAACCTGGAAAGGCAGGTCTTGTTTCTAGGCCTGAACTTCTCCTGGCCTAGGATGGAGACAGATGCCATATCAGTCAGGGTGGGCTGACTGTTAGAAGAAATAACCCGAAACCCTCAGGGAATGAACATCCTAGAAGTTTCTCTCTCCTGTAACATTTCCATGTAGGTGTCCAGTAGGAGGCTTCCACACAGTGATTTCGGGAAATTCCAGGCTCCTTCCATTTTGTGGTTCTGCCATTTTCTAGGGCTTCAGAATCTGCTGCTGGATTCCCTGCATCTGGCCAGCAGATGGTGGAAGGGAGAGACTCAAGAATTGTGCAGGAGGTTTTATGGATCTGGTTTGGAAGTGGCAACTATCAGGTTCTGCTCgcatcccattggccagaatttAGTCATGCGGCCACACCTAActgcaaaggagtctgggaagtGTAGTTTTGCTGCGTGAAAAGGAACAGGGGTTTGTGAACACGTAGTAGTCTCTGCTACAGCCAAATAAACACCAATTGCTGTGTATGGTGGTCCTGTAAAACCCAAGTTAGGTCAGGTTGAAACCCTCCCATCTCACTTGGAGCAAAGGCTAAAGTCCTCTCAGTTGTCCACAGGGCTGTGCACAATCTGAcccccattcctgctctgtcCTCACCTCCTGCCCTCATACCCTTGCCCACTGTGCTCTAGCCACACTGGCttccatgctctttctcaaacacACCAGGcccactcctgcctcaggacctttgcatctGCTATTCTTGCCACCTGGAATATGTTTTCCTCAGATGGTTCCCACATTCTCCCTCCATTCACTCAGGCCTTTGCTTGTCTTCTCAGATTGGCTTTCCCAGACCGCTTCATGGAAAATACCAGCTGCCATCACTCTTGACCCTCTTACTGTGatttttgggaatttttttcaaagaagttgtCACTCTCTGAGATTTATATTATCTGTGggttgagttttaaatttttctttctttctcttaagctatttttttaaagagtttattttttttttaatttttttaacgtttatttgtttttgagacagagagagacagagcatgaacaggggaggggcagagagagagggagacacagaatctgaaacaggctccaggctctgagctgtcagcacagagcccgacgtggggctcgaactcacagaccgtgagatcatgacctgagctgcagtcggacgcttaaccgaccaagccacccaggcgcccctaaagagtTTATtctgaagtaatctctacacccaacatgaggctcaaacttataaccccaagagtcacatgctgtaccgactgagccagccagggacccctaAAATTTTCTGTCTTTGCCAGCGGACTCCATGAGGCCAGAAATTTTGCCTGGTAGCCCTAGGGGCCAGAATAGTGCCCACACAGTAGGTCTCTCAGGAGATGTCTGTTGAATAATGAATATGTGCTGGGATAGGGGAGGCTCAAGTTTTTGTGGGTGTACAAAGGAATCATTCTGCCTGGGAAGTTAGTGAAAGCTTCCTTGAGATAATAACAGTTTGGTTGGGCTTTGAGGGTTACATGGGAGTATACCACGTGCAGAACTTTATGTTCCAGAAACAGCATGAAGTTCTcaggaaaacaaataattgaatatgggggggggggggctggtgagGCTGCCGACAGGTGGGCAGGTGCTGGTTCTGGAGGACGTGGCATTGCCAAGCTAAGGGACCCAGACTTTCTCCTGAGTGTGCTGGGGAACCATAGAAAAGAGAGGTCCCATCTGATTGATCAAGCGAGGCTTTCAGGAAGAGGTAGATTTGCATAGGCTTGGGCCTTAGAAGATGGAGGGAGGACTTGTATTGAAAGAGAAGATGGGGGAAGGTAGGAGAATTTCAGAATACGGATAAGAAGTGATAAGAATGGAGagatgagggggcgcctgggtggcgcagtcggtgaagcgtccgacttcagccaggtcacgatctcgcggtccatgagttcgagccccgcgtcgggctctgggctgatggctcagagcctggagcctgtttccgattctgtgtctccctctctctctgcccctcccccgttcatgctctgtctctctctgtcccaaaaataaataaacgttgaaaaaaaaaattaaaaaaaaaaaaaagaatggagagatGGGGAGTCTTGGTCTGGGCTGTGTGGATtctatccatccacacatccatttTTCCGTCCATTGACTGGACATTTGTGAGCATCTATTTGTGAGAGCCTCCAGGTTGGGGGGTGTGGGCTTTGTCCTGGGTGCTCTGGGGAGCCACGGAAGGGTTGTGAGCAGGAGAGGTCCAGGGCTCTGGGAGTCTGTAAGGGATGACCTGGAGAGTAGAGAtcggaggctgggaggccagggaggaggctggggtgagagtgggagaggacagggcagtggggatggagagcaggggacagggcgTGGGGACTGAAATATTGGGGGGCAGAAGGGAATGGTGACAGTTCTGGGGAGTCAGGCCCAGCATCTGGGTGGACGGTGTGAAACAGCTAGTGGTTGCTGGGGGTACAGTATGGGATGGGCTTGAGCAAGTGAGCATCTGTCACTCCTCATTCATGGCCGACCCTTCTCAGTACCAGAGGCACCTGTTCGTACACATCAGCCAGCactgccccagccctggagcGCCCCCCCTCGAGAGTGTGGACGTCCGGCAGATCTATGACAAATTCCCTGAGAAAAAGGGTGGCTTGCGGGAGTTGTACGATCGCGGGCCCCCTCACGCCTTCTTCCTGGTCAAGTTCTGGGTGAGTTCTGCCACCAAAACAAAAGTGCTCACAAGTCACATGGCCTCTGGCTCTAAGGGAGACAAGCTCAGGCCTCATGGCTCAGAGTGTCAGCCCCCTTGTAACAAGGAACACAGAGGAATTTTATCCCCAGGCCAGGAATGGATAGGACCAGTGCAGGCGTAGGGAGAGGACTTGGACCTCCCCGGGTCCCACTAGACTTTGCCACAACCAGTGGTGTGACTGATGTGGACTTAGGGATTGGCTTGCAACCTTCCAGACTTCCCTGCACCCCACCTGACCACGTGAAGCCTTGTTGCTAAGGAATGGTTCCCGTCCCTTAGCAAATAAGTCATGGAATTTGGTCTCTAAACAGGACAGACCCTAGCAGACCCTGTTGTTAGAGAATGGTCTTGAGGAAGCGACTGATGGAACTGGAAGGGGCTTTGtgaaggcatttatttatttaacagtcatttattgagcacttactatatataGGCCCTATGCCAAGTGCTATGTATGTAATCATGAATAAGAGGGTCCATCTTGGGTCTTTCCTAGGCCCACTTGGTTTGGTGTTCACTATAATGGCTGATGTTATAGGGGCCCGATAAACATCGTGGATGTTTAGGGGGTGTTAACTCTTGTTAACCAGAGCTGTGGCATGATCTAGTCTCCTAGAAGGAAGCCTGCCGAGGGCTTGAAGTTCATGAGCTTTGTGTGATTATAAAGTGTTCTAGTGTGTAGTGGCCCAAGACGGCTCTGGGGATGTGCTGCCGAGGTCTTAGACTTGTTAGGACTTGAGACAGGCCTTATCAGGTCCCAGATCAGGAGAACGATCCCTAGGAAGCCCAGCAGCTGAAGGGATGCAGGGGTGCGGCTGGGAAGGCTGGGAGTAGCCACTGTCAGGGTGATGGATGGAGTCAGGGCCCTGAGGATAGGACTAAACCACCTCAGAGAGTGACCTGGTCAGGTCAGCAGCTAAGGttaggaagaggaagaggtgtGCTTCCCAAAAAGGTGCCCAAGGAACTCAGGCCACTGGTGTGATGAGGTTTTAGGCTTCGTTGGGCCCTACTTGACCTAATTAATGGACTGTCTGCCCCCTTAGCTGAGGATTGGCTGAAAGGGCCTGGGAGAGTGTTCTGGAAAGGAGTCTGGCTTCCCCAGTCCCCTTTGCTAGGGAGTAGCCACTTGCCTTAGCACCCAGGGCCATGAAGCAACTCCCTCTGTGAGGGAGTTTCTGGTTGCTAGGGAGTAGCTGGCTCCATAGTAACCAGAGGTTTGGAAGGGGCTGACCTCTTGAGTTGGGGCCTCCAAGAGAAGAAAGTTGAATTCCAGGGCTCCTTTGTTGGGGGTGGAGTTATTGGAGAGAGAGTTATTGGACCATTTTAGGAAGCCAGACTTCTCTCATACTGATGGAAGGGTGGGTGTGTTCCAGAAACAGGCTCATGGAGAAGCAGGGACCTTGAATGCTAAGGAAGAGAGGTGGGCAAATGCAGGGCTATGGGGGGGAACCAGGCCATGGGGCAGAGTTCCCACTTTAGAGGCGTCCCCACCATTTACAGGGAACTTCCTCTCCAACTCACCTGTGcctgcctccccatcccccaggcGGACCTGAACTGGGGCCCTAGTGGTGAAGAGGTAGGGGCCGGCGGCAGCAGTGGTGGTTTCTATGGAGTGAGCAGCCAGTACGAGAGCCTGGAGCACATGACCCTCACCTGTTCCTCCAAGGTCTGCTCCTTTGGCAAGCAGGTGGTGGAGAAGgtggaggtgaggctggagggaTAGAATTCCGGGCCGGTGAGCACCCAGCCACCTGGCACTTTGGGGGTGCAATAGCTCATGCACTTGAGTGtctgtgtggtggggtgggggtaggggggtgggggagtgtttTATTCTCTTTGGGGACTTAATGCACGGGCTGGGAGCTAATGCTGAAATCCAAAGTTGCATGTAGGGGTTACTTTGAAGGCTCAAAGTTTACATGTGGTACAGAGATTTATAGTTGCTAAGATTCAGAAGGTTCTTAGGGATATGGGGGAATCTGCAGGGCAAGGAGGTTCAGGGGCCACACTTAGGAATTGCTGAGGACTTGAGGGGTCTTGAACTCAGAGGTCATATAGAGTCTGGACACCTGGTGGAGGGGTCTTTGGAGGATATGAGGGTATCTGAGGGCCTGGAGGTTAGTGCAGTTCAGAGGTCATTGAGGCTTGAGAGCACAGTTTTGAGAGGCTGGAGGGGTCCCTGGTTTGCAGGCTCAGTGATCCCAAGTTGGATACCTGAGGGTTCAGGTCCCATCTCGGGTCACCATGGATGGAGCAATGGTAAAATGACCTCAGTGGGGAGTGGGCATGGCATCGGAGAGGCACAGAGTGGGGCTCAGTTCCTGGGGTGACCCCTGTGTCTCTCAGTCACCGTCCTTCCTACTCTGCGCCCCCATCCTGGTTCAGACGGAGCGTGCCCAGCTGGAGGACGGGAGGTTTGTGTACCGCCTGCTGCGCTCACCCATGTGTGAGTACCTGGTGAATTTCTTGCACAAACTTCGGCAGCTGCCTGAGCGCTATATGATGAACAGTGTCCTGGAGAACTTCACCATCCTCCAGGTGATGCACTGGGGCTGGGCCGGAGTCGGGGCGCTGATGTGGTGGGGAGTGCCCACGACAGACCCTCAGCCTGGGGACCTGACACAGGGGGATCCCTCCTCATGGGGGAAACTGACCTCGAGGACATCCCGTGGTGGATCCTCAGTTTAAGGGACCTCCTCCATAGGGAACCTAACCTTAGCTCAGGGAACATGATCCGGTGGGACTCCTTTACCTCTGATATGCCATCTCATGTGAGTCCCCTCACTGCCAACACTTGAATGAAGAAACTGACATGTCAGGCATCCCTTCTCCCTACTCCCTGGGGAATGTGATAAGGTGGGGACCTCTTCCCTGGGTATTCCATGGCACCTTGGGGAGGGCACAGTGGTCCCCActctccctctttgttttgtttttgttttttgcataaaCCCTTTCTCTTGGCCTCCTTGGCAGGTGGTAACAaaccgagacacccaggagcTGCTGCTCTGCACTGCCTACGTCTTTGAGGTCTCCACCAGCGAGCGGGGGGCCCAGCACCACATTTACCGTCTGGTCAGGGACTGAAAGGGGACCCCAAAAGTGGCTCATGCCCGGAATACCCTCCTTCCAGGAAGGACCCCCAGCTTTCTTCATGcttatttggggagggggcgCTGATCCCTGTTAGAGGGGACCTTACAAAGCTGGGTGGCAAGCTGGAAGGTTGGATCCTGATATTGGGACTTCACAGTGGTGTCTGAAAGGACAGATCACTCCAGAGCATGGGAACTGGGGACAGGAGTGAGACAACCCTGAGGTATAGCACTGGTTTCTCAGTCTCttaacaggtgccctcccccaACTTGGCTCTGGatgttttggtggggggggggctttgatATGGTTTGTCCCTCTGTCTTTCAGCACACCCCCATCTCCCTTTCTTCCCAACCTGCCTCTCCTTACCACCCTCACCCTGTGACCTTAAGATCAAGATCGAATATTGAAGGTTAACCCTTTCTGTGCCGGAGCAGAGCCAGGTGGgccctggaaatattttttttaatataacaagAGATATTTATAAGTGGGTATTAGAGTTGTGACTTTTTCTCAGCTGGGCAAGCAGTGGGGTGAGTCTTTTAATCTCATCCTCTCTTCTAAATAAGACGTGGGCTATGCTGTGTTGCCTTCCCTCACCCGCAAAGTGTGTTGGTTCGTGTTTTGACAGAGGATAAAACTATTTTACCAAAACGCAGGGGATTTATTTGGGGTTTGGGCGAAAAATAATCCTGTGGGAGGTGCGGTAGGCCAACACATGAGGCAAGGAAATGAGGTATCTTTGGGGGCAGGAAGCTGGTGACCAGAAGCCTCAGGTCCCGCGGGAGAGGTGACAGCAGATGGGCAGGCAGACATCTGGGTCCCCGGGGAAATGAGGAGGTTGAGGACTCAATGGCTGGGGCGAAAGGggttgaacaaatatttacacaCCACAGGGAAGCCTCTGGGGCACTTGAAGGGGTCAGGGCGGGGCTTTGGGAAGGGCGGGGCCTAGAGGTACCGAGCAAGCCGGTCGTAGACTTGGTCCAGGTTTCTGCACAGGAATATGGAGAGCGTCATGAAGCTGAGCTATAGAGAAAGGAGACCTGGTCAGAGAGGTCCAGAGGATGTTGGCGAGGGTGATGGGGGTAGGGAAGATGGGGGTCCCGAGGGAGAAAaaggggtggggccaggggataaaaataaagcaaggagaTTTGGGTTGGGGGCGCGGTCGTGGGGAGCGGAGAAGGGAGTAGAAGGTGGGTGGGGCTAGAGGGAGAGCTGGGCCAGGTTGTGAAAGATGGGATCAGGGATGGGAATTTGGAGGCTTGGGGTTAGTTACTAAAGAcgcgagggagagagggaggatgggaaGAAGAATAGGGTGGGGTAGAGGTGCCCAGCTGCGTCTAGCGCAGGTTTGGAGTCTGGGAAGGAGTGCGATCCAGAGATAGCCCAGGGTACTTTATTCCGGAGGCtcatctgtctccccctctccctcggCCGCTAGTTCCACCTCGACCTCCACCTCCACGCTCCCGTTCTCAGGTTGTTCCTCGTCTTGATCCCAAAGCGGCCAGGGCCCCAGGGCCATGGGCAGCTTGACCTGTGGGGACTTGTCCCCCCAGTTGGGACAGGCGTCCGCCATGCCCCAGCCACCCCAGAGACCGCCGCTACGCCCGCTGGTGCTCAGCACACCACAGCGCCCGCCGCCTCCGCCATCAGCCCTGGGACCAAGCCCGGGGCTCGAACCATAGGCGTCCGGCACCTGCAGCTGGCGCTCCCGGCAGAGCGCCCTACGCAGTAGTAGCAGGCTCAGCCCCGCCACACTCGCCTGCAGGGAAAAGGGAGGAATATTGCAGCTGAGAGCAGAGCGCTAGAACGCCAAGGGAGGCGGGAACGCCTACTCCCTGCGTACAACCAATCAGGGCTCACAGAAGATAGGTCTTGTGCGGGGAGGCAGAAGAGCCTGGATTGGCTGAAGCTCTATCACGCCTGCACCTTTCCCGGAGAATGGGAAGGCGCGCAATTTGGGGGCGGAGCCATCTAGTGATTGTAGGGCTAATCGCAAATAGGGGCGGGACCAAATTACCTCAAGTAGACCGACGCCCAGACAAATGCCTACTATGGAGATGAGGTTGTTGTGCAACCACTTCTGGAGGCTCCGCGCGCAGCCCTAGGGATATAGGGAAAGGTTAAAGGTAGGGTCCTCTCTGGGATTCTCCCTCAACCCCGTGCACACTGTTTTCCTTAGCCCAGCCCTCACCCCTCTTTCAGGCACCACCCCGCATCCCTAGTTACTAGGGTTCTCTAGTCTCCACCTCGTCCGGTCCAACCCTCCTTTCAGCCATGCTTTTCCTTTTAGGCCCCGCCCCGCAGACCACGCCCCTTCTGGGGAGCTCCACCCCTCCTGTTGTGCCGCTTTCTCGTAGCCCCACCCTACTTGCAGACTCCTCCCAGGTCCTGCGGCCCCGCCTCCTGGGGAGCAAACCCCTCCCACAGCTCTACCCCCTCACCGGCCCCTCCCCTTCCTAGCGGGCTCCAAACCCTGCCCACCTCGCTGTAGATATCGCTGTTTGCAGGGACCAGGCAAAGGTCTGTACTGTGGCGGGGCCGCGCCAGTGGTCCCAGCCGGCtgaagtgggggaaggagagttTCTCGAAGACGGCGGAGTCGTTGCTCGCCGATGAATTATAGCAGGAGCAGGGCACGCGGTGCACCTCTGACTCGTTGCTGCTGAGGCTGGGGATACTGAACCAGTCCCGAGGAGAGTTCCAGCCGCAGCAGCGCAGCTAGAAGAGGGACAAGAGTCAGAGAGACGTGGACTGGAGGGATTCAAAATGATTTGGGCGTTCAGGGGACTGGGTGGTGTGCATGAGGTCATGTTGGGGAGCAGAGGGCCAAGTAATGGGTGTAGGTGATGGACCACACGCGGGCTAGGCTTGGGGACGTTAGAAGAACTTGGGGTTGGTGGAGACCAGTCACGGGTGACATGGGGCTGTGGGAGGAGCTGCAGAATCACGCTGTGGATGGAAGATTGGGTGGGCGGTGCAATTCAACCTCAGGTGGGGAACAGGTGGATGGGAGGTCAGGGCCACGAGAGTGGCCAGAGTGGAGTCTCACGTGGGCCGGGTCCTGTGAGGGCCAGAGTCACTCAGGGTTAGGGAGTGGGGTCACGCTAGGGCCTTGGGGCTGAGGGCGAATTCTTATCAGGGCACAAATCAGAGCCTCTCCAGGGTCTGGGAGCTGGGGGAAACGACCGCACAGGAGTCAGTCGAGTTGCCATCTGGGGACGGGGCCACGCAGTAGGTAGGGTGGATGGATAGGGTTACCCTTAGCTAAGGTCCTGGAGCTGGGCGCCCCGGCTTGGTCGGGGCAGAGTCTCCctgggacaggggacagggctgTCAGAGTCCCAGACCTACAGGGAAGGATGCACGTCCGGGTAGGGGGGGCTCACCCACCTGGAACTGCACGTAGTCCCAGCTCTCCTCCGCCGCCGACTCCTCCGGGTGCGCGTGGTAGCGTTGGATGGTCTCCATCACGATATCCTTCACCCTCCGCTCCAGCTAAGAGGCTAAGAGTGAGGCCGGATCCCCACGcgcttccccacccccaatttgCCCCGACCCACTCCAGCCTCTTCTGGGCTTTCTCAGTCCCATGAGGTCCCTGAACGTCTTAAGTTGGTCTCGATTTCTCACCCAATGGCTAGCTATGTATTTGTTCCTTAAAATCTCTGCCTATCATGTCTTTGTTTCTCCCACTGTCTCCCACGATCTCTCATTaggtctctgcctctttcttggaGCCTCTTCTTTCTCcgcctgtttttc is drawn from Felis catus isolate Fca126 chromosome E2, F.catus_Fca126_mat1.0, whole genome shotgun sequence and contains these coding sequences:
- the CD37 gene encoding leukocyte antigen CD37 isoform X2 — protein: METWEELPNVSLVPTNPKAPQAKMSAQDSCLSLIKYLLFVFNLFFFVLGSLIFCFGIWILIDKTSFVSFVGLSFMPLQIWSKALAISGILTMGLALLGCVGALKELRCLLGLYFGILLLLFAMQITLGILISTQRTRLERRVKDIVMETIQRYHAHPEESAAEESWDYVQFQLRCCGWNSPRDWFSIPSLSSNESEVHRVPCSCYNSSASNDSAVFEKLSFPHFSRLGPLARPRHSTDLCLVPANSDIYSEGCARSLQKWLHNNLISIVGICLGVGLLELSFMTLSIFLCRNLDQVYDRLARH
- the CD37 gene encoding leukocyte antigen CD37 isoform X6; its protein translation is MGLALLGCVGALKELRCLLGLYFGILLLLFAMQITLGILISTQRTRLERRVKDIVMETIQRYHAHPEESAAEESWDYVQFQLRCCGWNSPRDWFSIPSLSSNESEVHRVPCSCYNSSASNDSAVFEKLSFPHFSRLGPLARPRHSTDLCLVPANSDIYSEGCARSLQKWLHNNLISIVGICLGVGLLELSFMTLSIFLCRNLDQVYDRLARYL
- the CD37 gene encoding leukocyte antigen CD37 isoform X4, which gives rise to MSAQDSCLSLIKYLLFVFNLFFFVLGSLIFCFGIWILIDKTSFVSFVGLSFMPLQIWSKALAISGILTMGLALLGCVGALKELRCLLGLYFGILLLLFAMQITLGILISTQRTRLERRVKDIVMETIQRYHAHPEESAAEESWDYVQFQLRCCGWNSPRDWFSIPSLSSNESEVHRVPCSCYNSSASNDSAVFEKLSFPHFSRLGPLARPRHSTDLCLVPANSDIYSEGCARSLQKWLHNNLISIVGICLGVGLLELSFMTLSIFLCRNLDQVYDRLARYL
- the CD37 gene encoding leukocyte antigen CD37 isoform X5, coding for MPLQIWSKALAISGILTMGLALLGCVGALKELRCLLGLYFGILLLLFAMQITLGILISTQRTRLERRVKDIVMETIQRYHAHPEESAAEESWDYVQFQLRCCGWNSPRDWFSIPSLSSNESEVHRVPCSCYNSSASNDSAVFEKLSFPHFSRLGPLARPRHSTDLCLVPANSDIYSEGCARSLQKWLHNNLISIVGICLGVGLLELSFMTLSIFLCRNLDQVYDRLARYL
- the CD37 gene encoding leukocyte antigen CD37 isoform X1; this encodes METWEELPNVSLVPTNPKAPQAKMSAQDSCLSLIKYLLFVFNLFFFVLGSLIFCFGIWILIDKTSFVSFVGLSFMPLQIWSKALAISGILTMGLALLGCVGALKELRCLLGLYFGILLLLFAMQITLGILISTQRTRLERRVKDIVMETIQRYHAHPEESAAEESWDYVQFQLRCCGWNSPRDWFSIPSLSSNESEVHRVPCSCYNSSASNDSAVFEKLSFPHFSRLGPLARPRHSTDLCLVPANSDIYSEGCARSLQKWLHNNLISIVGICLGVGLLELSFMTLSIFLCRNLDQVYDRLARYL
- the CD37 gene encoding leukocyte antigen CD37 isoform X3, whose product is METWEELPNVSLVPTNPKAPQAKMSAQDSCLSLIKYLLFVFNLFFFVLGSLIFCFGIWILIDKTSFVSFIWSKALAISGILTMGLALLGCVGALKELRCLLGLYFGILLLLFAMQITLGILISTQRTRLERRVKDIVMETIQRYHAHPEESAAEESWDYVQFQLRCCGWNSPRDWFSIPSLSSNESEVHRVPCSCYNSSASNDSAVFEKLSFPHFSRLGPLARPRHSTDLCLVPANSDIYSEGCARSLQKWLHNNLISIVGICLGVGLLELSFMTLSIFLCRNLDQVYDRLARYL